In one Paramormyrops kingsleyae isolate MSU_618 chromosome 18, PKINGS_0.4, whole genome shotgun sequence genomic region, the following are encoded:
- the brwd3 gene encoding bromodomain and WD repeat-containing protein 3 isoform X2, whose amino-acid sequence MAEHQCSEIEAELYYLIARFLQSGPCKRSAKILVEELEEYELIPKRWSWDGKQNKRKFEDWVTLNKHIPEDYLLRLCQRIGPLLDKEVPPSVPGVRTLLGLGRQSLLRSAKGCARTVWSGSTFAALHRGRPPEPPVTCGKPPNIAAIMGARQLTGTFRFGHAFPSSTYQHMKMHRRILGHLSSVYCVAFDRTGRRVFTGSDDCLVKIWATDDGRLLSTLRGHAAEISDMAVNYENTLIASASCDTVIRVWCLRTCAPITVLQGHASAITSIQFSPSAKGTTRYLASTGADGMVCFWQWNSVTMKFNERPFKFTERSRPGVQISCSSFSCGGMFLATGSTDHGIRVYFLGTAEPMNFSELDAHMDKVVAVQFCNKSDSLRLVSGSRDGTARVWHYQHQEWKSITLDMATRLPGSSIGSGEDKTTKLVVTMVAWDCADNTVITAVSNYLLKVWSSSTGQLLHVLSGHDDEVFVLETHPFDSRIMLSAGHDGNIYAWDLTKGTKIRNFFNMIEGQGHGAVFDCKFSADGQHFVCTDSHGHLLVFGFGCSKPYEKIPDQMFFHTDFRPLIRDANNFVLDEQTQQAPHLMPPPFLVDVDGNPHPPHYQRLVPGRENCREEQLVPQLGYMANGDGEVVEQVIGQQTVGEEEEESPLDGLIRQMQNQQDFNLNAGPANGAQPAAEVESPPNVGLRRSGQVEGVRQMHHNAPRSQIATERDLLAWSRRVVVSEVQPAVYRMMEEHRQARSEAEYTLYSTERRKTPMLVHRNTRNEQQGPGLRSLRRTRRQQQRHTYQTRSARERRPVQRTQRGDGQQSADSQGELDSEDELEEQVEVSEPSSEGEAQWQSDSSSSDDSSEYSDWTADAGINLQPPKRPIRRPARHPGSSSSEDEREGDGEDRRRQAEKRKKSKQSKQKKSNSSLSLAGHDAEEWLPTAWIMETIPRRSPLVPQMGDELIYFRQGHQAYVRAVRKGRSYSINIQKQPWNKMDLRDQESVKVVGIKYEVGPPTLCCLKLAFLDPISGKMTGESFSLKYHDMPDVIDFLVLQQFYSEAKERNWQSGIRFRSIIDDAWWFGTVESQQPFQPEYPDSLFQCYAVRWDNGEREKMSPWDMEPIPDEAAFPEEVGDGVPVTEEELKALLYAPQEGEWGSNTQDEECERVIQAIDQLLTLDIAKAFSSPVDLRDYPLYCTVVAYPTDFSTIRKRLENRFYRRISALMWEVRYIEHNARTFNEPQSPIVSAAKVVTDVLLRFIGDQSCTDILELHHKVITEVSSAAEEEDAELEVDSDTPGTSTGQRTSRSAVKDQAQLPSKKRGVELDVHAWHGQCRDLLRRMLESPESEPFRQPVDLFVYPDYRDIIDTPMDLGTVTETLAVGNYENPMEFCKDVRLIFSNSKAYTPNKKSRIYSMTLRLSVFFEAQIIPIISDYKSAVQSQRRSRQRLNYRKRLRSSSSSPPASRPSSPKGKQKPGKTNSKSSAKSSVSLAKSASRKSSQDLDSSSVSVVDENDEDNQPSSSSRLGSQHSGPVVDRVTRSRATPVKTSEPSSNGPLTNGAGRTLSSATRKRLGLRSEEEAGGTSSSSTSSSSSSSSSSSSSSSSSSSSSSDSGSSSESDVADFVDGGDHDYSKAPQLRPRGKARGKVATNGTKKRAADEIARVMTKRARLEKEKEVEPQEEEDDSVEEEPDEEEEPEEEEEPEEENDVDQNVVQRRAQINQQTGQRKSARVNTRNQGRRTVLYNDDSEDDNLATNEDPLNLGMSRSGRIRRMTEKARVSHLMGWNH is encoded by the exons ATGGCCGAGCATCAGTGTTCAGAAATCGAAGCTG AACTGTATTACCTTATTGCTAGATTTCTCCAGTCGGGACCGTGTAAAAGATCTGCCAAG ATCCTAGTGGAGGAACTGGAGGAGTACGAG CTGATTCCTAAACGCTGGAGTTGGGACGGCAAACAAAATAAACGAAAGTTCGAAGATTGG GTGACCCTCAATAAACACATCCCGGAAGATTATCTTCTGCGCCTGTGTCAGCGGATAGGCCCGCTCCTTGACAAGGAGGTCCCCCCCAGTGTCCCGGGGGTCCGTACCCTCCTTGGGCTTGGAAGGCAGTCTCTTCTGCGCAGTGCCAAGG GCTGTGCTCGCACAGTATGGAGTGGCTCTACTTTCGCGGCCTTGCATCGAGGAAGGCCTCCCGAACCGCCGGTCACCTGTGGGAAACCACCCAACATCG CTGCCATTATGGGTGCCCGCCAGTTGACGGGGACATTTCGCTTTGGCCATGCCTTCCCTTCCTCTACCTACCAGCACATGAAGATGCATCGCCGTATTCTGGGCCACCTGTCGTCTGTGTATTGCGTGGCCTTCGACCGTACTGGCCGCCGCGTCTTTACG GGTTCTGATGATTGCCTGGTGAAAATCTGGGCAACAGATGACGGCCGTCTACTCTCCACACTGCGTGGCCATGCAGCCGAAATCTCTGACATGGCAGTTAACTATGAGAACACTCTCATCGCATCAGCCAGCTGCGACACTGTCATCCGGGTGTGGTGCCTGCGCACGTGTGCCCCCATCACAGTGCTGCAGGGCCACGCTTCTGCCATCACGTCCATACAG TTTTCACCATCGGCAAAAGGGACAACGCGCTACCTGGCTTCCACTGGAGCAGATGGGATGGTGTGCTTCTGGCAGTGGAACTCAGTCACCATGAAGTTCAA TGAGCGTCCGTTCAAGTTTACAGAGCGATCTCGTCCGGGAGTGCAGatctcctgctcctcctttAGCTGTG GTGGTATGTTTTTAGCCACGGGCAGCACTGATCATGGCATCAGGGTGTACTTCCTGGGCACTGCGGAGCCTATGAACTTCTCTGAGTTGGATGCACATATG GATAAGGTTGTAGCAGTCCAGTTCTGCAACAAGAGTGACAG CCTCAGGCTTGTGAGTGGCAGTCGAGATGGCACTGCCCGCGTGTGGCACTACCAGCATCAGGAGTGGAAAAGTATCACCTTGGATATGGCCACACGGCTGCCTGG GAGCAGTATAGGTTCTGGGGAGGATAAGACGACGAAGCTTGTTGTGACGATGGTTGCCTGGGACTGTGCGGACAACACCGTCATTACTGCTGTTTCCAACTACCTGCTTAAAGTGTGGAGCTCTTCCACTGGCCAGCTGCTGCATGTTCTGTCG GGACACGATGATGAGGTGTTTGTTCTTGAAACACACCCCTTTGATTCACGGATCATGCTGTCCGCCGGCCATGATGGCAACATCTACGCGTGGGACCTGACAAAGGGCACCAAGATTCGCAACTTCTTCAACATG ATCGAAGGCCAGGGTCATGGCGCTGTCTTTGACTGCAAGTTCTCTGCGGATGGGCAGCACTTTGTCTGTACTGACTCCCATGGGCACCTGCTCGTCTTTGGGTTTGGCTGCAGCAAACCGTATGAAAAG ATCCCAGATCAGATGTTCTTCCATACGGATTTCCGGCCGCTGATCCGCGATGCTAACAACTTTGTCCTGGACGAGCAAACCCAGCAAGCTCCCCACCTCATGCCACCCCCGTTCCTGGTGGACGTGGACGGGAACCCCCATCCGCCACACTATCAGCGTCTGGTGCCTGGGCGTGAGAACTGCAGAGAGGAGCAGCTAGTGCCACAGCTGGGCTACATGGCTAATG GTGATGGTGAGGTGGTGGAGCAGGTGATTGGCCAGCAGACTGtgggggaggaggaagaagagagCCCCCTGGATGGACTCATCAGGCAAATGCAGAACCAGCAAGATTTTAATCTAAATGCAGGACCAGCAAATGGAG ctcagccagcAGCGGAGGTGGAATCCCCGCCAAACGTGGGATTGCGGCGAAGTGGACAGGTAGAGGGCGTCCGCCAGATGCACCACAACGCCCCCCGCAGCCAGATTGCCACTGAGCGAGACTTATTGGCATGGAGTCGAAGGGTAGTGGTCAGCGAGGTGCAGCCAGCAGTCTACAG GATGATGGAAGAGCACCGACAGGCCAGGAGTGAAGCAGAGTACACGCTCTACAGCACTGAAAGGAGAAAGACACCCATGCTTGTTCATCGCAACACAAGA AATGAGCAGCAGGGTCCGGGCCTACGCTCCCTGCGTCGGACCCGCAGGCAGCAGCAGCGACACACCTACCAGACCCGTTCCGCTCGAGAGCGACGGCCGGTTCAGCGGACCCAGAGGGGAGACGGCCAGCAGAGCGCTGACAGCCAGGGGGAGCTGGACAGTGAGGATGAG CTGGAAGAGCAGGTAGAGGTCAGTGAACCATCCTCAGAGGGCGAGGCACAGTGGCAAAGTGACAGCAGTTCCAG CGACGACTCCAGCGAGTACTCTGATTGGACCGCGGACGCTGGGATTAACCTGCAGCCACCCAAACGGCCAATCAGAAGGCCAGCCCGCCACCCGGGCAGCAGCAGCTCGGaagatgagagagaaggagatgGAGAGGACAGAAGGAGGCAGGCCGAAAAAAGGAAGAAATCCAAACAGAGCAAGCAGAAG AAATCAAACTCATCGCTGTCGTTGGCTGGGCATGATGCTGAAGAGTGGCTTCCCACGGCCTGGATCATGGAGACCATCCCTAGACGCTCCCCTTTAGTCCCCCAAATGGGAGATGAG CTGATCTACTTCCGGCAGGGCCACCAAGCCTATGTCCGCGCGGTACGTAAGGGCCGCTCCTACAGCATCAACATCCAGAAGCAGCCCTGGAATAAGATGGACCTCAGG GACCAGGAATCTGTAAAGGTTGTGGGAATCAAGTATGAGGTCGGCCCCCCCACGCTCTGCTGCCTCAAATTGGCCTTCCTGGACCCCATCTCAGGCAAGATGACTGGCGAGTCCTTCTCCCTCAA GTACCATGACATGCCTGATGTCATTGATTTCTTGGTGCTGCAGCAATTCTACAGTGAAGCCAAGGAGCGTAACTGGCAGTCAG GTATCCGTTTTCGCAGCATCATCGATGATGCCTGGTGGTTTGGCACAGTGGAGAGCCAGCAGCCCTTCCAGCCTGAATACCCAGATAGCCTGTTCCAGTGCTATGCAGTGCG GTGGGACAATGGTGAAAGGGAAAAGATGAGTCCCTGGGACATGGAACCCATTCCAGATGAAG CTGCATTCCCTGAAGAGGTGGGCGACGGGGTTCCTGTTACCGAGGAGGAGCTTAAAGCCCTGCTATACGCCCCCCAGGAAGGGGAGTGGGGCTCTAACACACAGGACGAGGAGTGCGAGAGGGTGATCCAGGCCATCGATCAGCTCCTCACCCTGG ATATTGCTAAAGCCTTCTCCTCGCCTGTGGACCTGAGGGATTACCCACTGTACTGCACTGTGGTGGCCTACCCCACTGACTTTAGCACTATTCGGAAACGGTTGGAGAACCGTTTCTACAG GCGGATCTCGGCACTTATGTGGGAGGTTCGCTATATCGAGCACAATGCACGCACTTTCAATGAACCCCAGAGCCCCATTGTCTCAGCAGCCAAGGTGGTGACGGACGTGTTACTGCGCTTCATTGG AGATCAGAGCTGTACCGACATCCTGGAGCTACACCACAAGGTGATAACTGAGGTTAGCAGTGCTGCAGAAGAGGAG gATGCAGAGCTCGAAGTGGATTCAGACACTCCTGGGACTTCAACTGGACAGAGGACCAGTAGATCTGCTGTTAAG GATCAGGCCCAGCTTCCGTCCAAGAAACGAGGGGTGGAGCTAGATGTGCATGCGTGGCATGGGCAGTGTCGCGATCTGCTCCGTCGGATGCTGGAGAGCCCTGAATCGGAGCCATTCCGCCAGCCTGTTGACCTCTTCGTTTACCCG GATTACCGAGACATCATTGACACGCCAATGGACCTGGGCACCGTGACAGAGACATTGGCTGTTGGGAATTATGAGAACCCAATGGAGTTTTGCAAAGACGTCCGGCTCATCTTCAGCAACTCAAAGGCTTACACACCCAACAAAAAGTCACGG ATATACAGCATGACTCTGAGACTGTCGGTATTCTTTGAGGCCCAGATCATCCCCATTATCTCTGACTACAAGTCAGCCGTGCAGAGCCAGAGGCGGAGCCGGCAGAGGTTGAATTATCGCAAACGTCTGCGCAGCAGCAGCAGTTCACCTCCTGCCAGTAGACCTTCCAG TCCAAAAGGGAAACAAAAGCCAGGAAAAACAAATTCAAAATCTTCTGCAAAATCTTCTGTTTCTTTGGCAAAGAGCGCTTCCAGAAAATCATCTCAAG ACTTGGATTCAAGTTCAGTATCTGTGGTAGATGAAAATGATGAGGACAACCAGCCATCATCTAGCTCGAGGTTGGGGAGTCAACACAGTGGTCCCGTAGTGGACAGGGTGACACGCAGCAGAGCCACACCAGTTAAAACCTCAG AACCATCAAGTAACGGACCTCTGACTAATGGTGCTGGACGGACCCTGAGCTCTGCCACACGGAAACGGCTCGGCCTTCGATCAGAGGAAGAAGCAGGGGGAACATCCAGCAGTTCCACGTCGTCGTCTTCTTCCTCTTCGTCCTCATCTTCGTCATCGTCCTCgtcatcctcttcctcctcttctgaCAGCGGAAGCAGTTCTGAGTCTGACGTTGCCGATTTTGTCGATGGGGGAGACCATGACTATAGCAAAGCTCCACAGCTGCGCCCTCGGGGCAAGGCAAGGGGCAAGGTGGCAACCAACGGCACCAAGAAGAGGGCCGCCGATGAAATTGCAAGGGTGATGACGAAACGAGCAAGGCTGGAAAAGGAAAAGGAAGTGGAGCCGCAGGAAGAAGAGGATGATTCGGTTGAGGAAGAGCCAGATGAGGAGGAAGAACcagaagaagaggaggaacCAGAGGAAGAAAATGACGTAGACCAGAATGTAGTCCAAAGGAGGGCGCAAATCAACCAGCAGACGGGCCAGAGGAAGTCTGCTCGGGTCAACACACGAAATCAGGGCCGCCGGACCGTCCTATATAATGACGACTCTGAGGATGATAACCTGGCAACCAACGAAGACCCTCTGAACTTAGGCATGTCTCGCTCGGGCAGGATCCGTCGCATGACCGAGAAGGCCCGAGTCAGCCATTTGATGGGCTGGAACCACTAA
- the brwd3 gene encoding bromodomain and WD repeat-containing protein 3 isoform X1 encodes MAEHQCSEIEAELYYLIARFLQSGPCKRSAKILVEELEEYELIPKRWSWDGKQNKRKFEDWVTLNKHIPEDYLLRLCQRIGPLLDKEVPPSVPGVRTLLGLGRQSLLRSAKGCARTVWSGSTFAALHRGRPPEPPVTCGKPPNIAAIMGARQLTGTFRFGHAFPSSTYQHMKMHRRILGHLSSVYCVAFDRTGRRVFTGSDDCLVKIWATDDGRLLSTLRGHAAEISDMAVNYENTLIASASCDTVIRVWCLRTCAPITVLQGHASAITSIQFSPSAKGTTRYLASTGADGMVCFWQWNSVTMKFNERPFKFTERSRPGVQISCSSFSCGGMFLATGSTDHGIRVYFLGTAEPMNFSELDAHMDKVVAVQFCNKSDSLRLVSGSRDGTARVWHYQHQEWKSITLDMATRLPGSSIGSGEDKTTKLVVTMVAWDCADNTVITAVSNYLLKVWSSSTGQLLHVLSGHDDEVFVLETHPFDSRIMLSAGHDGNIYAWDLTKGTKIRNFFNMIEGQGHGAVFDCKFSADGQHFVCTDSHGHLLVFGFGCSKPYEKIPDQMFFHTDFRPLIRDANNFVLDEQTQQAPHLMPPPFLVDVDGNPHPPHYQRLVPGRENCREEQLVPQLGYMANGDGEVVEQVIGQQTVGEEEEESPLDGLIRQMQNQQDFNLNAGPANGAQPAAEVESPPNVGLRRSGQVEGVRQMHHNAPRSQIATERDLLAWSRRVVVSEVQPAVYRMMEEHRQARSEAEYTLYSTERRKTPMLVHRNTRNEQQGPGLRSLRRTRRQQQRHTYQTRSARERRPVQRTQRGDGQQSADSQGELDSEDELEEQVEVSEPSSEGEAQWQSDSSSSDDSSEYSDWTADAGINLQPPKRPIRRPARHPGSSSSEDEREGDGEDRRRQAEKRKKSKQSKQKKSNSSLSLAGHDAEEWLPTAWIMETIPRRSPLVPQMGDELIYFRQGHQAYVRAVRKGRSYSINIQKQPWNKMDLRDQESVKVVGIKYEVGPPTLCCLKLAFLDPISGKMTGESFSLKYHDMPDVIDFLVLQQFYSEAKERNWQSGEAPCCPGRPRGGHVGRGTLSFLFLPKGIRFRSIIDDAWWFGTVESQQPFQPEYPDSLFQCYAVRWDNGEREKMSPWDMEPIPDEAAFPEEVGDGVPVTEEELKALLYAPQEGEWGSNTQDEECERVIQAIDQLLTLDIAKAFSSPVDLRDYPLYCTVVAYPTDFSTIRKRLENRFYRRISALMWEVRYIEHNARTFNEPQSPIVSAAKVVTDVLLRFIGDQSCTDILELHHKVITEVSSAAEEEDAELEVDSDTPGTSTGQRTSRSAVKDQAQLPSKKRGVELDVHAWHGQCRDLLRRMLESPESEPFRQPVDLFVYPDYRDIIDTPMDLGTVTETLAVGNYENPMEFCKDVRLIFSNSKAYTPNKKSRIYSMTLRLSVFFEAQIIPIISDYKSAVQSQRRSRQRLNYRKRLRSSSSSPPASRPSSPKGKQKPGKTNSKSSAKSSVSLAKSASRKSSQDLDSSSVSVVDENDEDNQPSSSSRLGSQHSGPVVDRVTRSRATPVKTSEPSSNGPLTNGAGRTLSSATRKRLGLRSEEEAGGTSSSSTSSSSSSSSSSSSSSSSSSSSSSDSGSSSESDVADFVDGGDHDYSKAPQLRPRGKARGKVATNGTKKRAADEIARVMTKRARLEKEKEVEPQEEEDDSVEEEPDEEEEPEEEEEPEEENDVDQNVVQRRAQINQQTGQRKSARVNTRNQGRRTVLYNDDSEDDNLATNEDPLNLGMSRSGRIRRMTEKARVSHLMGWNH; translated from the exons ATGGCCGAGCATCAGTGTTCAGAAATCGAAGCTG AACTGTATTACCTTATTGCTAGATTTCTCCAGTCGGGACCGTGTAAAAGATCTGCCAAG ATCCTAGTGGAGGAACTGGAGGAGTACGAG CTGATTCCTAAACGCTGGAGTTGGGACGGCAAACAAAATAAACGAAAGTTCGAAGATTGG GTGACCCTCAATAAACACATCCCGGAAGATTATCTTCTGCGCCTGTGTCAGCGGATAGGCCCGCTCCTTGACAAGGAGGTCCCCCCCAGTGTCCCGGGGGTCCGTACCCTCCTTGGGCTTGGAAGGCAGTCTCTTCTGCGCAGTGCCAAGG GCTGTGCTCGCACAGTATGGAGTGGCTCTACTTTCGCGGCCTTGCATCGAGGAAGGCCTCCCGAACCGCCGGTCACCTGTGGGAAACCACCCAACATCG CTGCCATTATGGGTGCCCGCCAGTTGACGGGGACATTTCGCTTTGGCCATGCCTTCCCTTCCTCTACCTACCAGCACATGAAGATGCATCGCCGTATTCTGGGCCACCTGTCGTCTGTGTATTGCGTGGCCTTCGACCGTACTGGCCGCCGCGTCTTTACG GGTTCTGATGATTGCCTGGTGAAAATCTGGGCAACAGATGACGGCCGTCTACTCTCCACACTGCGTGGCCATGCAGCCGAAATCTCTGACATGGCAGTTAACTATGAGAACACTCTCATCGCATCAGCCAGCTGCGACACTGTCATCCGGGTGTGGTGCCTGCGCACGTGTGCCCCCATCACAGTGCTGCAGGGCCACGCTTCTGCCATCACGTCCATACAG TTTTCACCATCGGCAAAAGGGACAACGCGCTACCTGGCTTCCACTGGAGCAGATGGGATGGTGTGCTTCTGGCAGTGGAACTCAGTCACCATGAAGTTCAA TGAGCGTCCGTTCAAGTTTACAGAGCGATCTCGTCCGGGAGTGCAGatctcctgctcctcctttAGCTGTG GTGGTATGTTTTTAGCCACGGGCAGCACTGATCATGGCATCAGGGTGTACTTCCTGGGCACTGCGGAGCCTATGAACTTCTCTGAGTTGGATGCACATATG GATAAGGTTGTAGCAGTCCAGTTCTGCAACAAGAGTGACAG CCTCAGGCTTGTGAGTGGCAGTCGAGATGGCACTGCCCGCGTGTGGCACTACCAGCATCAGGAGTGGAAAAGTATCACCTTGGATATGGCCACACGGCTGCCTGG GAGCAGTATAGGTTCTGGGGAGGATAAGACGACGAAGCTTGTTGTGACGATGGTTGCCTGGGACTGTGCGGACAACACCGTCATTACTGCTGTTTCCAACTACCTGCTTAAAGTGTGGAGCTCTTCCACTGGCCAGCTGCTGCATGTTCTGTCG GGACACGATGATGAGGTGTTTGTTCTTGAAACACACCCCTTTGATTCACGGATCATGCTGTCCGCCGGCCATGATGGCAACATCTACGCGTGGGACCTGACAAAGGGCACCAAGATTCGCAACTTCTTCAACATG ATCGAAGGCCAGGGTCATGGCGCTGTCTTTGACTGCAAGTTCTCTGCGGATGGGCAGCACTTTGTCTGTACTGACTCCCATGGGCACCTGCTCGTCTTTGGGTTTGGCTGCAGCAAACCGTATGAAAAG ATCCCAGATCAGATGTTCTTCCATACGGATTTCCGGCCGCTGATCCGCGATGCTAACAACTTTGTCCTGGACGAGCAAACCCAGCAAGCTCCCCACCTCATGCCACCCCCGTTCCTGGTGGACGTGGACGGGAACCCCCATCCGCCACACTATCAGCGTCTGGTGCCTGGGCGTGAGAACTGCAGAGAGGAGCAGCTAGTGCCACAGCTGGGCTACATGGCTAATG GTGATGGTGAGGTGGTGGAGCAGGTGATTGGCCAGCAGACTGtgggggaggaggaagaagagagCCCCCTGGATGGACTCATCAGGCAAATGCAGAACCAGCAAGATTTTAATCTAAATGCAGGACCAGCAAATGGAG ctcagccagcAGCGGAGGTGGAATCCCCGCCAAACGTGGGATTGCGGCGAAGTGGACAGGTAGAGGGCGTCCGCCAGATGCACCACAACGCCCCCCGCAGCCAGATTGCCACTGAGCGAGACTTATTGGCATGGAGTCGAAGGGTAGTGGTCAGCGAGGTGCAGCCAGCAGTCTACAG GATGATGGAAGAGCACCGACAGGCCAGGAGTGAAGCAGAGTACACGCTCTACAGCACTGAAAGGAGAAAGACACCCATGCTTGTTCATCGCAACACAAGA AATGAGCAGCAGGGTCCGGGCCTACGCTCCCTGCGTCGGACCCGCAGGCAGCAGCAGCGACACACCTACCAGACCCGTTCCGCTCGAGAGCGACGGCCGGTTCAGCGGACCCAGAGGGGAGACGGCCAGCAGAGCGCTGACAGCCAGGGGGAGCTGGACAGTGAGGATGAG CTGGAAGAGCAGGTAGAGGTCAGTGAACCATCCTCAGAGGGCGAGGCACAGTGGCAAAGTGACAGCAGTTCCAG CGACGACTCCAGCGAGTACTCTGATTGGACCGCGGACGCTGGGATTAACCTGCAGCCACCCAAACGGCCAATCAGAAGGCCAGCCCGCCACCCGGGCAGCAGCAGCTCGGaagatgagagagaaggagatgGAGAGGACAGAAGGAGGCAGGCCGAAAAAAGGAAGAAATCCAAACAGAGCAAGCAGAAG AAATCAAACTCATCGCTGTCGTTGGCTGGGCATGATGCTGAAGAGTGGCTTCCCACGGCCTGGATCATGGAGACCATCCCTAGACGCTCCCCTTTAGTCCCCCAAATGGGAGATGAG CTGATCTACTTCCGGCAGGGCCACCAAGCCTATGTCCGCGCGGTACGTAAGGGCCGCTCCTACAGCATCAACATCCAGAAGCAGCCCTGGAATAAGATGGACCTCAGG GACCAGGAATCTGTAAAGGTTGTGGGAATCAAGTATGAGGTCGGCCCCCCCACGCTCTGCTGCCTCAAATTGGCCTTCCTGGACCCCATCTCAGGCAAGATGACTGGCGAGTCCTTCTCCCTCAA GTACCATGACATGCCTGATGTCATTGATTTCTTGGTGCTGCAGCAATTCTACAGTGAAGCCAAGGAGCGTAACTGGCAGTCAGGTGAGGCCCCCTGCTGCCCCGGCCGCCCCCGCGGAGGCCACGTCGGGAGGGGCACgctttcatttctttttctcCCAAAAGGTATCCGTTTTCGCAGCATCATCGATGATGCCTGGTGGTTTGGCACAGTGGAGAGCCAGCAGCCCTTCCAGCCTGAATACCCAGATAGCCTGTTCCAGTGCTATGCAGTGCG GTGGGACAATGGTGAAAGGGAAAAGATGAGTCCCTGGGACATGGAACCCATTCCAGATGAAG CTGCATTCCCTGAAGAGGTGGGCGACGGGGTTCCTGTTACCGAGGAGGAGCTTAAAGCCCTGCTATACGCCCCCCAGGAAGGGGAGTGGGGCTCTAACACACAGGACGAGGAGTGCGAGAGGGTGATCCAGGCCATCGATCAGCTCCTCACCCTGG ATATTGCTAAAGCCTTCTCCTCGCCTGTGGACCTGAGGGATTACCCACTGTACTGCACTGTGGTGGCCTACCCCACTGACTTTAGCACTATTCGGAAACGGTTGGAGAACCGTTTCTACAG GCGGATCTCGGCACTTATGTGGGAGGTTCGCTATATCGAGCACAATGCACGCACTTTCAATGAACCCCAGAGCCCCATTGTCTCAGCAGCCAAGGTGGTGACGGACGTGTTACTGCGCTTCATTGG AGATCAGAGCTGTACCGACATCCTGGAGCTACACCACAAGGTGATAACTGAGGTTAGCAGTGCTGCAGAAGAGGAG gATGCAGAGCTCGAAGTGGATTCAGACACTCCTGGGACTTCAACTGGACAGAGGACCAGTAGATCTGCTGTTAAG GATCAGGCCCAGCTTCCGTCCAAGAAACGAGGGGTGGAGCTAGATGTGCATGCGTGGCATGGGCAGTGTCGCGATCTGCTCCGTCGGATGCTGGAGAGCCCTGAATCGGAGCCATTCCGCCAGCCTGTTGACCTCTTCGTTTACCCG GATTACCGAGACATCATTGACACGCCAATGGACCTGGGCACCGTGACAGAGACATTGGCTGTTGGGAATTATGAGAACCCAATGGAGTTTTGCAAAGACGTCCGGCTCATCTTCAGCAACTCAAAGGCTTACACACCCAACAAAAAGTCACGG ATATACAGCATGACTCTGAGACTGTCGGTATTCTTTGAGGCCCAGATCATCCCCATTATCTCTGACTACAAGTCAGCCGTGCAGAGCCAGAGGCGGAGCCGGCAGAGGTTGAATTATCGCAAACGTCTGCGCAGCAGCAGCAGTTCACCTCCTGCCAGTAGACCTTCCAG TCCAAAAGGGAAACAAAAGCCAGGAAAAACAAATTCAAAATCTTCTGCAAAATCTTCTGTTTCTTTGGCAAAGAGCGCTTCCAGAAAATCATCTCAAG ACTTGGATTCAAGTTCAGTATCTGTGGTAGATGAAAATGATGAGGACAACCAGCCATCATCTAGCTCGAGGTTGGGGAGTCAACACAGTGGTCCCGTAGTGGACAGGGTGACACGCAGCAGAGCCACACCAGTTAAAACCTCAG AACCATCAAGTAACGGACCTCTGACTAATGGTGCTGGACGGACCCTGAGCTCTGCCACACGGAAACGGCTCGGCCTTCGATCAGAGGAAGAAGCAGGGGGAACATCCAGCAGTTCCACGTCGTCGTCTTCTTCCTCTTCGTCCTCATCTTCGTCATCGTCCTCgtcatcctcttcctcctcttctgaCAGCGGAAGCAGTTCTGAGTCTGACGTTGCCGATTTTGTCGATGGGGGAGACCATGACTATAGCAAAGCTCCACAGCTGCGCCCTCGGGGCAAGGCAAGGGGCAAGGTGGCAACCAACGGCACCAAGAAGAGGGCCGCCGATGAAATTGCAAGGGTGATGACGAAACGAGCAAGGCTGGAAAAGGAAAAGGAAGTGGAGCCGCAGGAAGAAGAGGATGATTCGGTTGAGGAAGAGCCAGATGAGGAGGAAGAACcagaagaagaggaggaacCAGAGGAAGAAAATGACGTAGACCAGAATGTAGTCCAAAGGAGGGCGCAAATCAACCAGCAGACGGGCCAGAGGAAGTCTGCTCGGGTCAACACACGAAATCAGGGCCGCCGGACCGTCCTATATAATGACGACTCTGAGGATGATAACCTGGCAACCAACGAAGACCCTCTGAACTTAGGCATGTCTCGCTCGGGCAGGATCCGTCGCATGACCGAGAAGGCCCGAGTCAGCCATTTGATGGGCTGGAACCACTAA